Proteins encoded in a region of the Prunus persica cultivar Lovell chromosome G4, Prunus_persica_NCBIv2, whole genome shotgun sequence genome:
- the LOC18779965 gene encoding receptor-like protein 12 codes for MTGHVIGLNLGYGGLQGNIHSNSSLFSLGHLKRLDLSFNDFRGSPISSKFGGFVSMTHLDLSYSNFSGPIPSEISHLSTLVSLNLSQDPLSNMRLDTLNFNRIVQNLTNLRELVLNEVDMSSVIPDSFKNLSSSLETLELPLCNLQGKFPESIFHRPNLRLLDLGYNYNLTGYFPESNWSSPLEMLDLSHTRISVDWHHLTRNFKSLRNLSLSNCSFVGSYLAFLGNLTQIMRLDLSSNNFGVQIPWSFFLNLESLVSLNLGGNNYVGQFPEVYSNSTSNSSLYDFSKQQLVGHIPRQLITLFLDGNQLNGTIPSWLGSLPSLEYLNLRSNQLSGNIIEFQSRSLSWLDLRNNKLDGLIPRSIYELENLQYLGLSSNNLSGTVEFEKFSKLQSLRWLNLSFNHLSLSFNHLRNNTWPQLELLELSSCNISEFPYFLRAAPNLHTLSLSHNRIQANIPKWLLDLGKDSLGYLDLSHNSLNGTVGPLRWKNLYYLDLRNNSLQGELPIPSPSTSYIFISNNQFTGEIPPTICSLSSLQILDLSNNKLSGKIHQCIENFSQSLSVLNLRNNQFHGVIPDTFSEGNVLRNLDLNGNQLEGSLPQSLLTCRELEVLDLGNNKIEDTFPNWLESLPKLQVLILRSNKFSGEICFPKTKFPFQKLHIIDLSNNRFSGLLPTKYFENLMAMINSQEHGLKYMGGRYYQDTVAVAIKGNVIEMEKILTVFTTIDFSNNTFRGEIPNVIGKLKSLKGLNFSHNELTGTIPPSFGGLSNLEWLDLSSNRLVGDIPMQLTSLTYLEKFNVSENRLVGSIPQGKQFDTFENDSYSGNVGLCGIPLAKTCGPHQSPPQDGDLEHENGFNWKVLLMGYASGVVIGISVGYLVLSNRTPDWLVKVAGKK; via the coding sequence ATGACTGGTCATGTGATCGGTCTCAACCTCGGTTATGGTGGGCTTCAAGGCAATATCCATTCCAATAGCAGCTTATTCTCTCTCGGCCATCTCAAGAGGCTAGACCTCTCTTTTAATGATTTCAGAGGTTCCCCAATTTCGTCCAAATTTGGTGGCTTTGTAAGTATGACTCACCTTGACCTCTCTTACTCCAATTTCAGTGGCCCAATCCCTTCCGAAATTTCCCACCTTTCCACCTTGGTTTCACTCAATCTCTCGCAAGATCCACTTTCAAATATGAGACTAGATACTCTTAATTTTAACAGAATTGTTCAAAACCTGACTAATCTTAGGGAGCTTGTTCTAAACGAAGTTGATATGTCATCAGTTATACCGGATTCATTCAAAAAtctgtcttcttctttggaaACTCTTGAACTTCCCTTGTGCAACTTGCAAGGAAAATTCCCAGAAAGCATTTTCCACCGACCAAATCTTCGACTCTTAGATTTAGGCTACAACTATAACCTCACAGGTTATTTCCCCGAGTCTAACTGGAGCAGTCCCCTTGAGATGCTGGATCTCTCTCATACAAGAATCTCAGTAGATTGGCATCATCTGACAAGAAATTTCAAGTCTTTGAGAAATTTGTCTCTCAGCAATTGCAGTTTTGTAGGATCATATCTTGCATTTCTTGGTAACCTCACACAAATCATGCGGTTGGACCTCTCGTCTAACAATTTTGGTGTCCAAATCCCATGGTCGTTCTTTTTAAACCTTGAGAGCCTTGTTTCCTTAAATCTCGGTGGCAATAACTATGTCGGTCAGTTTCCAGAAGTGTATAGCAACTCGACATCGAACTCTTCTTTATATGATTTTTCAAAACAACAACTTGTGGGTCATATTCCTCGACAGTTAATCACCCTTTTTTTAGATGGGAACCAACTCAACGGAACAATACCATCTTGGTTAGGTAGTTTGCCATCATTGGAGTACTTAAACCTCAGAAGTAACCAACTCAGCGGTAATATCATTGAGTTCCAATCTCGTTCTTTGTCATGGCTTGATTTAAGGAATAACAAGCTGGATGGCCTGATTCCAAGATCAATCTATGAACTTGAGAATCTTCAGTACCTTGGTCTATCATCCAATAACTTGAGTGGCACTGTGGAGTTTGAAAAGTTTTCCAAACTCCAAAGTCTCAGGTGGCTTAATCTTTCCTTTAATCATCTATCCTTGAGCTTCAACCATTTGAGAAACAACACCTGGCCTCAACTTGAGTTACTAGAGTTGTCGTCTTGTAACATAAGTGAGTTCCCATACTTTCTAAGGGCCGCACCAAATTTGCACACATTATCCCTTTCCCACAACCGAATCCAAGCCAACATTCCCAAATGGTTGTTGGATTTGGGGAAAGATTCATTGGGTTATTTGGATCTTTCTCACAACTCTTTGAATGGCACTGTAGGACCGCTTCGGTGGAAAAATCTTTACTATCTTGACCTTCGCAACAATTCTCTCCAAGGAGAGCTTCCAATTCCATCACCTTCCACTTCTTACATTTTCATATCAAATAATCAATTTACTGGAGAGATACCTCCAACGATCTGCAGCCTGAGTAGCCTTCAAATCCTTGATTTGTCTAATAATAAATTGAGTGGCAAAATTCATCAATGCATAGAGAATTTCAGTCAGAGCCTCTCTGTTTTGAATCTACGGAATAATCAATTTCATGGTGTGATTCCTGACACATTTTCCGAGGGAAACGTTTTGAGAAATCTTGATCTTAATGGAAATCAGTTGGAAGGGTCGTTGCCGCAATCTTTGCTCACATGTAGAGAGTTGGAAGTTCTAGACCTtggaaacaacaaaattgaagaCACATTTCCAAATTGGCTGGAATCTCTTCCGAAGTTGCAGGTTCTTATCTTGAGGTCTAACAAATTCTCTGGTGAAATATGCTTTCCAAAAACTAAGTTTCCATTCCAAAAATTGCATATCATAGACCTCTCCAACAATCGGTTTAGCGGTCTCTTGccaacaaaatattttgaaaatttgatggCCATGATAAACTCGCAAGAACATGGATTGAAATATATGGGAGGGCGCTACTATCAGGATACTGTGGCAGTGGCAATTAAAGGCAATGTAATTGAAATGGAGAAGATCCTAACTGTCTTCACTACTATTGATTTCTCAAATAACACTTTCAGAGGAGAAATTCCAAACGTAATCGGTAAGCTTAAATCATTGAAGGGGCTTAACTTTTCTCATAATGAGCTTACAGGTACAATTCCACCCTCGTTTGGGGGTTTGAGCAATCTTGAATGGTTAGATCTCTCTTCAAACAGACTTGTTGGTGATATTCCGATGCAATTGACAAGTTTGACATATCTTGAAAAGTTCAACGTTTCAGAAAATCGACTTGTGGGGTCCATACCTCAGGGTAAGCAATTTGATACATTTGAAAATGATTCATATAGTGGAAATGTAGGATTGTGTGGAATTCCACTAGCAAAAACATGTGGTCCACATCAATCACCGCCACAAGATGGTGATTTGGAGCACGAGAATGGATTTAATTGGAAGGTATTGTTGATGGGGTATGCATCTGGGGTGGTAATTGGAATATCTGTGGGATATCTTGTACTCTCTAACAGAACACCCGATTGGCTTGTGAAAGTAGCCGGCAAAAAGTGA
- the LOC18780112 gene encoding ubiquitin thioesterase OTU1 isoform X1, giving the protein MEGIVVRRAIPSDNSCLFNAVGYAIDHDKKKAPELRQVIAATVASDPTKYSEAFLGKPNEEYCSWILDSEKWGECLCPFSYGVLLTRALLIYDGLHYDALAMSPFEELQRSLIRLYLQLRTVPLGRLRGSLLIL; this is encoded by the exons atggAAGGTATTGTAGTAAGAAGGGCTATTCCCTCAGACAATAGTTGCCTCTTCAATGCGGTTGG GTATGCTATCGACCATGACAAGAAAAAAGCTCCTGAGTTGAGACAG GTTATAGCAGCAACAGTAGCAAGTGATCCAACTAAGTATTCTGAAGCATTTCTCGGTAAACCAAATGAAGAGTATTGTTCTTGGATTCTTGACTCTGAGAAGTGGGGAg aatgttTATGCCCATTTTCGTATGGGGTACTTTTGACAAGAGCTCTGCTGATCTATGATGGGCTTCATTACGATGCTTTAGCT ATGTCACCCTTTGAGGAGCTCCAGAGGAGTTTGATCAGACTATATTTGCAGTTAAGGACAGTGCCATTGGGCCGGTTGAGGGGCTCGCTCTTAATCTTGTGA
- the LOC18780112 gene encoding ubiquitin thioesterase OTU1 isoform X2, translated as MEGIVVRRAIPSDNSCLFNAVGYAIDHDKKKAPELRQVIAATVASDPTKYSEAFLGKPNEEYCSWILDSEKWGDVTL; from the exons atggAAGGTATTGTAGTAAGAAGGGCTATTCCCTCAGACAATAGTTGCCTCTTCAATGCGGTTGG GTATGCTATCGACCATGACAAGAAAAAAGCTCCTGAGTTGAGACAG GTTATAGCAGCAACAGTAGCAAGTGATCCAACTAAGTATTCTGAAGCATTTCTCGGTAAACCAAATGAAGAGTATTGTTCTTGGATTCTTGACTCTGAGAAGTGGGGAg ATGTCACCCTTTGA
- the LOC18780796 gene encoding uncharacterized protein LOC18780796, producing MAPKPQRGVNWKPQEDEALCKGWVFVFEDGSIDTNQSNDSFWLRMYQKFLENDPGMSGAGVRSPQAIVSLFKIINQQCSLWKACITKANARHMSGSNLEDVDMNAKILFLNDNKPPNMPFKLYHAWQILKDCPKWNDLCESPTQTFKDSSHSGNTVNLEEDEDDVVMPTPRPLGRDKQKDEKKKGKGVESYLN from the exons ATGGCCCCCAAACCCCAAAGAGGTGTGAATTGGAAACCACAAGAAGATGAGGCATTGTGCAAAGGGTGGGTTTTTGTCTTTGAAGATGGGTCTATTGACACGAATCAATCAAACGACTCATTTTGGTTGCGTATGTACCAAAAGTTTTTGGAAAATGATCCGGGCATGAGCGGAGCCGGGGTACGATCACCGCAAGCTATTGTTTCTCTGTTCAAGATCATCAACCAACAATGTTCTCTTTGGAAGGCATGTATAACAAAGGCTAATGCAAGGCATATGAGTGGCTCCAATCTTGAAGATGTG GATATGAATGCAAAAATACTTTTCTTGAATGATAATAAACCTCCGAATATGCCTTTCAAGTTGTATCATGCTTGGCAAATCTTAAAAGATTGCCCAAAATGGAACGACCTATGTGAATCTCCTACACAAACATTCAAAGATTCTTCTCATAGTGGCAATACAGTCAATttggaggaagatgaagatgatgtggTCATGCCCACTCCAAGGCCGTTGGGAAGAGATAAACAAAaggatgaaaaaaagaaagggaaaggtGTTGAAAGTTATCTCAACTAA
- the LOC18780999 gene encoding uncharacterized protein LOC18780999, with product MEASVSSFTQMATPTSSNNTLLGRSLHISKHASFTRKPCNQNQQLAMKKPSTKAWRVAAIHHVPVVVDPTPVAITWQIVVGAIAGVTPFVVAGIEFSKRIIAQKRCEVCGGSGLVLTKEDYVKCPGCGGFLPWQSWKRFFSG from the exons ATGGAAGCCTCAGTCTCTTCCTTCACACAAATGGCAACTCCAACTTCCTCCAACAACACTCTCTTAGGAAGAAGCCTTCACATCTCAAAACATGCAAGCTTTACcagaaaaccatgcaaccaGAACCAGCAGCTAGCTATGAAAAAACCAAGCACAAAAGCTTGGAGGGTTGCAGCAATTCATCATGTTCCGGTTGTAGTGGATCCAACCCCGGTTGCCATCACTTGGCAAATTGTTGTTGGAGCCATAG CTGGAGTTACACCTTTTGTGGTGGCTGGGATTGAATTCAGCAAAAGAATA ataGCACAGAAAAGATGTGAGGTATGTGGAGGGTCAGGGCTTGTTTTGACCAAAGAAGACTACGTCAAATGTCCTGGATGTG gtGGATTTCTCCCTTGGCAGTCATGGAAAAGATTCTTTTCTGGctaa
- the LOC18780093 gene encoding serine/threonine-protein kinase BRI1-like 2, whose product MAMAIKCNVIEMAKIMTFFTTIDFSNNTFRGEIPNAISKLKLLKGLKFSHNELTGTIPPSFGNMCNLEWLDLSSNKLVGDIPEQLANLTSLSKFNVSKNQLVGPIPHRKQFDTFENDSYSGNTGLCGLPLSKTCNAHQSPPSSFQQEDDLEHGNGFDWKVVLMGYASGVVMGISVGYLVLSNGTPD is encoded by the coding sequence ATGGCAATGGCAATTAAATGCAATGTAATTGAAATGGCGAAGATCATGACTTTCTTCACAACTATTGATTTCTCAAACAACACTTTCAGAGGAGAGATTCCAAATGCAATCAGTAAGCTTAAATTATTGAAGGGGcttaaattttctcataatGAGCTTACAGGTACAATTCCACCATCATTTGGCAATATGTGCAATCTTGAATGGTTAGATCTGTCTTCAAACAAACTTGTTGGTGATATTCCGGAGCAATTGGCAAATTTGACATCACTATCAAAGTTCAATGTTTCAAAAAATCAACTTGTGGGGCCCATACCTCATCGCAAGCAATTTGATACATTTGAAAATGATTCATATAGTGGGAATACCGGATTGTGTGGATTGCCACTTTCTAAAACATGCAATGCACATCAATCACCGCCATCATCATTCCAACAAGAGGATGATTTGGAGCATGGGAATGGTTTTGATTGGAAGGTAGTGTTGATGGGGTATGCATCTGGGGTGGTAATGGGAATATCTGTGGGATATCTTGTCCTCTCTAATGGAACACCAGATTAG